In Candidatus Binatia bacterium, the genomic window TTCAGCGCGTCCTGCAGCGCGCCGCCGTGCACGCCCTCAACGCCGAGCGCAGCGAGATCGACGGCCCCGCCGTCCTCGTCGCGTTCTTCCGCGAACCGAGCTGTCACGCGCTGTACGTTCTCGAGCAGCAAGGGCTGACCCGGCTCGAAGTTCTGCGCTGGGTGTCCCATGGAGCCGAACCCGACGGCGTCGGTGGCGTGAATGCGGAGAAGTCCGACGACGCCCTCTCCGGCCCTGCCGAGGAGCTCTCCCTGGGAGACGACGAAGAGGCACCAGTCCGGGACCCCCTCGAAAATTACACGACGGACCTGCGCGCGAAGGCGACCGCCGGGCTCATCGATCCGCTCATTGGACGAGAAGAAGAGCTCGAGCGAACGGTCCACATCCTCGCTCGGCGCCGCAAGAACAATCCGATCTTCGTCGGCGAACCCGGCGTCGGAAAGACCGCGATCGTCGAGGGCCTGGCGCGACGGATCAGCGACGGAACGGTCCCCCGCTCGCTTACCGACGCGACGATCTACGCCCTCGACATGGGTGCCTTGATTGCCGGAACGAAGTTCCGCGGCCAATTCGAGGAGCGAATCAAGGCCGTCATCAAGGCTCTCGAAGAGAAAGAGGGCGCGATCCTCTTCATCGACGAGATCCACACAATCGTAGGTGCGGGCGCCACAAGCGGTGGCACCATCGACGCATCCAATCTGCTGAAGCCCGCGCTCGCGAGCGGCGAGCTTCGCTGCATCGGCGCCACCACGTACGGCGAATACAAGGCAAGCTTCGGTCGTGACCGCGCACTCGAGCGACGCTTCCAGAAGGTCGACATCCGCGAGCCCTCGATCGAAGAGACGGTCGAGATTCTGAAGGGCCTTCGTCCGAGCTACGAAGAGCATCACGACGTGAAATACACCGACGGCGCGCTCGAAGCGGCCTCCGAGCTCGCCGCGAAGCACATCAACGATCGCCACCTGCCCGACAAGGCGATCGACGTGATCGACGAAGCCGGCGCCGCCGACCGCATCCTCGCGGATGACAAGCGCACGAAGAAGGTCGACACGGCGCAGATCGAATCCATGGTCGCCCGCATCGCGCGGATCCCGGAGAAGAACGTCTCCACGCGCGACCGCGAGCAGCTCGAGCAACTCGATCCCGAGTTGAAAAAGGTCATCTTCGGCCAAGACCACGCGATCGACCAGCTCTCATCGGTGATCAAGATGCAGCGCTCGGGCCTCGGCCATGACGAGCGCCCGATCGGCTCCTTCCTGTTCGCCGGGCCGACCGGCGTCGGAAAGACCGAGCTGGCGCGCCAGCTCGCGAAGACCCTCGGCGTCGAGCTGATTCGCTTCGACATGAGCGAATACATGGAGAAGCACACCGTCTCCCGGCTCATTGGCGCACCGCCGGGATACGTCGGCTTCGATCAGGGCGGTCTTCTCACCGATGGCGTGCGGAAGAACCCCTACGCGGTCATCGTCCTCGACGAGATCGAGAAGGCCCATCCAGACCTGTTCAACGTTCTGCTCCAGGTCATGGACCACGCCACGCTCACGGACAACAACGGCGTCAAAGCCGACTTCCGCAACGTGGTGTTGATCCTCACGACGAACGCCGGCGCCCGCGAGATCAACGCGAACGCTATCGGTTTCACCGGGAAGGAGTCGGCGAGCAACGCGAAGGCTGCGATCGACCGGACGTTCTCTCCCGAGTTCCGAAACCGCCTCGATCAGATCGTCATCTTCGACATGCTCGAGCCCGAAGCGATCGCGAAAGTCGTCGACAAGAATCTGGTAGAGGTTCGCGCGCAGCTGGAAGAGAAGGGCGTCACTCTCGAGCTCACCGCCGCTGCGCGAGCGCACCTCGCGGAGAAGGG contains:
- the clpA gene encoding ATP-dependent Clp protease ATP-binding subunit ClpA, whose product is MTPPSITTELQTSLRQAIEDARKRRHEYLTLEHLLMALLDNPQVTQMFASLEVDVDEVRKDLDSFLAESLETVPPTIDYTPQETPGIQRVLQRAAVHALNAERSEIDGPAVLVAFFREPSCHALYVLEQQGLTRLEVLRWVSHGAEPDGVGGVNAEKSDDALSGPAEELSLGDDEEAPVRDPLENYTTDLRAKATAGLIDPLIGREEELERTVHILARRRKNNPIFVGEPGVGKTAIVEGLARRISDGTVPRSLTDATIYALDMGALIAGTKFRGQFEERIKAVIKALEEKEGAILFIDEIHTIVGAGATSGGTIDASNLLKPALASGELRCIGATTYGEYKASFGRDRALERRFQKVDIREPSIEETVEILKGLRPSYEEHHDVKYTDGALEAASELAAKHINDRHLPDKAIDVIDEAGAADRILADDKRTKKVDTAQIESMVARIARIPEKNVSTRDREQLEQLDPELKKVIFGQDHAIDQLSSVIKMQRSGLGHDERPIGSFLFAGPTGVGKTELARQLAKTLGVELIRFDMSEYMEKHTVSRLIGAPPGYVGFDQGGLLTDGVRKNPYAVIVLDEIEKAHPDLFNVLLQVMDHATLTDNNGVKADFRNVVLILTTNAGAREINANAIGFTGKESASNAKAAIDRTFSPEFRNRLDQIVIFDMLEPEAIAKVVDKNLVEVRAQLEEKGVTLELTAAARAHLAEKGFDRLFGARPMARLIEKEIKKPLAEEILFGKLRNGGKVTADVKDDEVVLTFDEEAVPA